A region of Chiloscyllium punctatum isolate Juve2018m chromosome 44, sChiPun1.3, whole genome shotgun sequence DNA encodes the following proteins:
- the cwf19l1 gene encoding CWF19-like protein 1 isoform X2: protein MTARPLRILACGDVEGKLDALYNRVRSIQKKSGDFDLLLCVGNFFGTTAEAESEWAEYKSGAKKAPIQTYTLGANNQETTKYFTDKDGCELAENITHLGRKGVFTGASGLQIAYLSGTEAHHEPAPAYCYTSKDIIALKSLLTASSKFKGVDILLTSQWPKGVWQYGNNLEGIDTKSCGSISVSHLAFALKPRYHFAALEGANYERLPYRNHVILQESAQHVSRFIALANLSNSSKKKYLYAFNIMPLCAMDPTELVKQPLDVTESPYRKMMKEFQKTKTEESATGENQFFFDLSKKEGKKRSSEGGRPSPHQSKQPRTIPQPTGPCWFCLASPEVEKHLVISIGTHCYIALAKGSLTPDHVLILPIGHHQSVVELPSEVIEEVQKYKLALKKFYKSIGKRFVMFERNYRSQHLQLQVVPVPIQSCTTEDIKEAFIVQAEEQRMELLEIPEHSDLKQIIQPGSAYFYVELDSGEKLLHRIKKHFPLQFGREVLASEAVLNMPDKANWRECKYSREDEEEFAKVFRNGFQPYDFSLLD from the exons ATGACCGCCAGGCCGCTGAGGAT ATTGGCTTGTGGAGATGTTGAAGGAAAACTGGATGCATTATACAACAGAGTGCGATCAATTCAGAAGAAAAGTGGAGATTTTGAT TTGCTGTTGTGTGTGGGGAATTTCTTTGGAACTACAGCAGAGGCAGAGTCAGAATGGGCAGAATACAAATCTGGAGCCAAGAAGG ctCCCATACAGACATATACATTGGGAGCTAACAATCAGGAAACCACAAAATATTTCACAGATAAAGATGGATGTGAATTGGCAGAAAACATTACTCATTTAG GTCGTAAAGGTGTTTTTACAGGTGCGTCAGGTTTGCAGATTGCTTACTTGAGTGGTACAGAGGCTCATCATGAACCTGCTCCTGCTTATTGCTATACATCAAAAGACATAATTGCGCTCAAGAGCTTACTAACCGCCAGTTCCAAATTCAAGGGTGTGGACATCCTGCTGACATCACAGTGGCCAAAAGGAGTGTGGCAATATGGGAATAATCTG GAAGGTATTGATACAAAATCATGTggttccatctctgtctctcaccttgCTTTTGCCCTAAAGCCACGATATCATTTTGCTGCATTAGAAGGTGCCAATTACGAAAGATTACCTTACAG AAACCATGTGATACTACAGGAAAGTGCACAGCATGTCAGCAGGTTCATAGCACTGGCAAACCTCAGCAATTCTAGTAAGAAAAAG TACTTGTACGCATTTAACATAATGCCCCTATGTGCAATGGATCCAACTGAACTTGTAAAACAGCCATTGGATGTAACTGAAAGTCCATATAGGAAAATGATGAAGGAATTTCAAAAGACAAAAACAGAGGAATCTGCAACA GGAGAGAATCAGTTCTTCTTTGACTTAAGTAAAAAAGAAGGAAAGAAGAGATCGTCTGAAGGAGGAAGACCTTCACCTCATCAATCAAAGCAGCCGCGAACGATAC CTCAGCCCACAGGTCCTTGCTGGTTCTGCCTTGCTAGTCCTGAAGTAGAAAAGCACTTGGTTATCAGTATTGGTACACAT TGTTATATTGCCCTTGCAAAAGGTAGCTTAACCCCTGATCATGTACTCATTTTACCTATTGGGCACCACCAGTCAGTGGTAGAGCTTCCTTCAGAAGTCATAGAAGAAGTACAGAAGTATAAACTGGCTTTGAAAAAGTTTTACAAGAGCATTGGGAAAAGGTTTGTAATGTTTGAAAGAAACTACAGGAGTCAGCACCTACAGTTGCAG GTGGTTCCTGTACCTATCCAAAGTTGTACAACTGAGGACATTAAAGAAGCTTTTATTGTACAAGCAGAGGAACAGAGGATGGAGCTATTGGAGATCCCTGAACATTCTGATCTCAAACAA ATAATTCAACCTGGATCAGCATATTTTTATGTTGAGCTAGACAGTGGAGAAAAATTGTTGCACCGAATCAAGAAACACTTTCCTTTACAGTTTGGCAG AGAGGTTTTGGCAAGTGAAGCTGTCCTAAATATGCCAGATAAAGCCAACTGGAGGGAATGTAAATACAGCCGAGAAGATGAAGAAGAATTTGCTAAGGTTTTCAGGAATGGTTTTCAACCATATGATTTTTCATTGCTTGACTAA
- the cwf19l1 gene encoding CWF19-like protein 1 isoform X1 yields the protein MTARPLRILACGDVEGKLDALYNRVRSIQKKSGDFDLLLCVGNFFGTTAEAESEWAEYKSGAKKAPIQTYTLGANNQETTKYFTDKDGCELAENITHLGRKGVFTGASGLQIAYLSGTEAHHEPAPAYCYTSKDIIALKSLLTASSKFKGVDILLTSQWPKGVWQYGNNLEGIDTKSCGSISVSHLAFALKPRYHFAALEGANYERLPYRNHVILQESAQHVSRFIALANLSNSSKKKYLYAFNIMPLCAMDPTELVKQPLDVTESPYRKMMKEFQKTKTEESATVSGENQFFFDLSKKEGKKRSSEGGRPSPHQSKQPRTIPQPTGPCWFCLASPEVEKHLVISIGTHCYIALAKGSLTPDHVLILPIGHHQSVVELPSEVIEEVQKYKLALKKFYKSIGKRFVMFERNYRSQHLQLQVVPVPIQSCTTEDIKEAFIVQAEEQRMELLEIPEHSDLKQIIQPGSAYFYVELDSGEKLLHRIKKHFPLQFGREVLASEAVLNMPDKANWRECKYSREDEEEFAKVFRNGFQPYDFSLLD from the exons ATGACCGCCAGGCCGCTGAGGAT ATTGGCTTGTGGAGATGTTGAAGGAAAACTGGATGCATTATACAACAGAGTGCGATCAATTCAGAAGAAAAGTGGAGATTTTGAT TTGCTGTTGTGTGTGGGGAATTTCTTTGGAACTACAGCAGAGGCAGAGTCAGAATGGGCAGAATACAAATCTGGAGCCAAGAAGG ctCCCATACAGACATATACATTGGGAGCTAACAATCAGGAAACCACAAAATATTTCACAGATAAAGATGGATGTGAATTGGCAGAAAACATTACTCATTTAG GTCGTAAAGGTGTTTTTACAGGTGCGTCAGGTTTGCAGATTGCTTACTTGAGTGGTACAGAGGCTCATCATGAACCTGCTCCTGCTTATTGCTATACATCAAAAGACATAATTGCGCTCAAGAGCTTACTAACCGCCAGTTCCAAATTCAAGGGTGTGGACATCCTGCTGACATCACAGTGGCCAAAAGGAGTGTGGCAATATGGGAATAATCTG GAAGGTATTGATACAAAATCATGTggttccatctctgtctctcaccttgCTTTTGCCCTAAAGCCACGATATCATTTTGCTGCATTAGAAGGTGCCAATTACGAAAGATTACCTTACAG AAACCATGTGATACTACAGGAAAGTGCACAGCATGTCAGCAGGTTCATAGCACTGGCAAACCTCAGCAATTCTAGTAAGAAAAAG TACTTGTACGCATTTAACATAATGCCCCTATGTGCAATGGATCCAACTGAACTTGTAAAACAGCCATTGGATGTAACTGAAAGTCCATATAGGAAAATGATGAAGGAATTTCAAAAGACAAAAACAGAGGAATCTGCAACAGTAAGT GGAGAGAATCAGTTCTTCTTTGACTTAAGTAAAAAAGAAGGAAAGAAGAGATCGTCTGAAGGAGGAAGACCTTCACCTCATCAATCAAAGCAGCCGCGAACGATAC CTCAGCCCACAGGTCCTTGCTGGTTCTGCCTTGCTAGTCCTGAAGTAGAAAAGCACTTGGTTATCAGTATTGGTACACAT TGTTATATTGCCCTTGCAAAAGGTAGCTTAACCCCTGATCATGTACTCATTTTACCTATTGGGCACCACCAGTCAGTGGTAGAGCTTCCTTCAGAAGTCATAGAAGAAGTACAGAAGTATAAACTGGCTTTGAAAAAGTTTTACAAGAGCATTGGGAAAAGGTTTGTAATGTTTGAAAGAAACTACAGGAGTCAGCACCTACAGTTGCAG GTGGTTCCTGTACCTATCCAAAGTTGTACAACTGAGGACATTAAAGAAGCTTTTATTGTACAAGCAGAGGAACAGAGGATGGAGCTATTGGAGATCCCTGAACATTCTGATCTCAAACAA ATAATTCAACCTGGATCAGCATATTTTTATGTTGAGCTAGACAGTGGAGAAAAATTGTTGCACCGAATCAAGAAACACTTTCCTTTACAGTTTGGCAG AGAGGTTTTGGCAAGTGAAGCTGTCCTAAATATGCCAGATAAAGCCAACTGGAGGGAATGTAAATACAGCCGAGAAGATGAAGAAGAATTTGCTAAGGTTTTCAGGAATGGTTTTCAACCATATGATTTTTCATTGCTTGACTAA
- the cwf19l1 gene encoding CWF19-like protein 1 isoform X3: MTARPLRILACGDVEGKLDALYNRVRSIQKKSGDFDLLLCVGNFFGTTAEAESEWAEYKSGAKKAPIQTYTLGANNQETTKYFTDKDGCELAENITHLGRKGVFTGASGLQIAYLSGTEAHHEPAPAYCYTSKDIIALKSLLTASSKFKGVDILLTSQWPKGVWQYGNNLPRYHFAALEGANYERLPYRNHVILQESAQHVSRFIALANLSNSSKKKYLYAFNIMPLCAMDPTELVKQPLDVTESPYRKMMKEFQKTKTEESATVSGENQFFFDLSKKEGKKRSSEGGRPSPHQSKQPRTIPQPTGPCWFCLASPEVEKHLVISIGTHCYIALAKGSLTPDHVLILPIGHHQSVVELPSEVIEEVQKYKLALKKFYKSIGKRFVMFERNYRSQHLQLQVVPVPIQSCTTEDIKEAFIVQAEEQRMELLEIPEHSDLKQIIQPGSAYFYVELDSGEKLLHRIKKHFPLQFGREVLASEAVLNMPDKANWRECKYSREDEEEFAKVFRNGFQPYDFSLLD; encoded by the exons ATGACCGCCAGGCCGCTGAGGAT ATTGGCTTGTGGAGATGTTGAAGGAAAACTGGATGCATTATACAACAGAGTGCGATCAATTCAGAAGAAAAGTGGAGATTTTGAT TTGCTGTTGTGTGTGGGGAATTTCTTTGGAACTACAGCAGAGGCAGAGTCAGAATGGGCAGAATACAAATCTGGAGCCAAGAAGG ctCCCATACAGACATATACATTGGGAGCTAACAATCAGGAAACCACAAAATATTTCACAGATAAAGATGGATGTGAATTGGCAGAAAACATTACTCATTTAG GTCGTAAAGGTGTTTTTACAGGTGCGTCAGGTTTGCAGATTGCTTACTTGAGTGGTACAGAGGCTCATCATGAACCTGCTCCTGCTTATTGCTATACATCAAAAGACATAATTGCGCTCAAGAGCTTACTAACCGCCAGTTCCAAATTCAAGGGTGTGGACATCCTGCTGACATCACAGTGGCCAAAAGGAGTGTGGCAATATGGGAATAATCTG CCACGATATCATTTTGCTGCATTAGAAGGTGCCAATTACGAAAGATTACCTTACAG AAACCATGTGATACTACAGGAAAGTGCACAGCATGTCAGCAGGTTCATAGCACTGGCAAACCTCAGCAATTCTAGTAAGAAAAAG TACTTGTACGCATTTAACATAATGCCCCTATGTGCAATGGATCCAACTGAACTTGTAAAACAGCCATTGGATGTAACTGAAAGTCCATATAGGAAAATGATGAAGGAATTTCAAAAGACAAAAACAGAGGAATCTGCAACAGTAAGT GGAGAGAATCAGTTCTTCTTTGACTTAAGTAAAAAAGAAGGAAAGAAGAGATCGTCTGAAGGAGGAAGACCTTCACCTCATCAATCAAAGCAGCCGCGAACGATAC CTCAGCCCACAGGTCCTTGCTGGTTCTGCCTTGCTAGTCCTGAAGTAGAAAAGCACTTGGTTATCAGTATTGGTACACAT TGTTATATTGCCCTTGCAAAAGGTAGCTTAACCCCTGATCATGTACTCATTTTACCTATTGGGCACCACCAGTCAGTGGTAGAGCTTCCTTCAGAAGTCATAGAAGAAGTACAGAAGTATAAACTGGCTTTGAAAAAGTTTTACAAGAGCATTGGGAAAAGGTTTGTAATGTTTGAAAGAAACTACAGGAGTCAGCACCTACAGTTGCAG GTGGTTCCTGTACCTATCCAAAGTTGTACAACTGAGGACATTAAAGAAGCTTTTATTGTACAAGCAGAGGAACAGAGGATGGAGCTATTGGAGATCCCTGAACATTCTGATCTCAAACAA ATAATTCAACCTGGATCAGCATATTTTTATGTTGAGCTAGACAGTGGAGAAAAATTGTTGCACCGAATCAAGAAACACTTTCCTTTACAGTTTGGCAG AGAGGTTTTGGCAAGTGAAGCTGTCCTAAATATGCCAGATAAAGCCAACTGGAGGGAATGTAAATACAGCCGAGAAGATGAAGAAGAATTTGCTAAGGTTTTCAGGAATGGTTTTCAACCATATGATTTTTCATTGCTTGACTAA